One genomic segment of Natrialbaceae archaeon AArc-T1-2 includes these proteins:
- a CDS encoding 50S ribosomal protein L30: MKAIVQLRGEVDRSDAVDDTLEMLNIPKVNHATVVPDTDAYRGMITKVNDYVAYGEPSEAVLETLLSKRAEPLEGDQSDVDEEWLAENTDYDDFEALTEALLDEETTLREQGLSPTLRLHPPRGGHDGVKHPTVEGGQLGKHTTEEINALLESMR; this comes from the coding sequence ATGAAGGCGATCGTCCAGCTTCGCGGTGAAGTCGATCGGTCAGATGCCGTCGACGACACCCTCGAGATGCTGAACATCCCGAAAGTCAACCACGCGACCGTCGTCCCGGACACCGACGCCTACCGCGGCATGATCACGAAGGTCAACGACTACGTCGCCTACGGGGAGCCAAGCGAAGCGGTCCTCGAGACGCTGCTGTCGAAACGCGCCGAGCCGCTCGAGGGCGACCAGTCCGATGTCGACGAGGAGTGGCTCGCTGAGAACACCGACTACGACGATTTCGAGGCGCTGACGGAGGCACTGCTCGACGAGGAGACGACGCTTCGCGAGCAGGGGCTGTCACCGACGCTACGACTGCACCCGCCCCGTGGTGGCCACGACGGCGTCAAACACCCCACGGTCGAGGGCGGGCAACTCGGAAAACATACAACGGAGGAAATCAACGCCCTCCTAGAATCGATGCGATAA
- a CDS encoding 30S ribosomal protein S4e has translation MTNHQKRLSVPKSWPVERKTDTFTVKAGAGPHGEDGVPLLILLRDVLGYVDSRKEARYALSEDGVLVNGDAVSDEERPIGMFDILAFPAREEYFRVFPDEGGRLSLTPIDEDAAESRLGKVEDKRQVPGGDTQLSLHDGTNVVVDEEDYSPNDSIVIDNDDKSIVAHFPYEDGALVTAVRGNHAGKIGEVDSIDVTKGSGSNIVHVSDGDEEFETVEEYVVVIDENFTDDDSSDDTVTTTGDDDE, from the coding sequence ATGACGAACCACCAGAAGCGACTCTCGGTACCGAAATCTTGGCCGGTCGAACGCAAGACCGACACCTTCACCGTCAAGGCCGGCGCTGGCCCTCACGGTGAGGACGGCGTTCCGCTGCTAATCTTGCTGCGGGACGTCCTCGGATACGTCGACTCCCGGAAGGAAGCCCGCTACGCGCTGTCGGAAGACGGCGTCCTCGTCAACGGCGATGCCGTAAGCGACGAGGAGCGACCGATCGGGATGTTCGATATCCTGGCGTTCCCGGCCCGCGAAGAGTACTTCCGTGTCTTCCCCGACGAGGGCGGTCGGCTCTCGCTGACGCCGATCGACGAGGACGCGGCAGAGAGCCGCCTCGGAAAGGTCGAGGACAAACGCCAGGTCCCCGGCGGCGACACGCAGCTGTCGCTGCACGACGGGACGAACGTCGTCGTCGACGAGGAGGACTACAGCCCGAACGACTCCATCGTCATCGACAACGACGACAAGTCGATCGTCGCACACTTCCCCTACGAGGACGGTGCACTCGTCACTGCCGTCCGTGGCAACCACGCCGGCAAGATCGGCGAGGTCGACTCGATCGACGTCACGAAAGGCAGCGGCTCGAACATCGTCCACGTCAGCGACGGGGACGAGGAGTTCGAGACCGTCGAGGAGTACGTCGTCGTCATCGACGAGAACTTCACGGACGACGATTCGTCCGACGACACCGTGACCACGACGGGTGATGACGATGAGTGA
- a CDS encoding 30S ribosomal protein S8: MTGNDPLSNALSGLANAESVGHLSHEVQPASNEIGQVLEVFYDRGYIDGFEYVDDGKAGRFEVELKGAINECGPVKPRYSASADEFETWEKRFLPARDFGALVVTTSHGIMSHYEAREQGIGGQVIAYVY; the protein is encoded by the coding sequence ATGACAGGGAACGACCCACTTAGCAACGCGCTCTCGGGACTCGCAAACGCCGAGAGTGTCGGCCACCTAAGCCACGAGGTACAGCCCGCCTCGAACGAGATCGGACAGGTGCTCGAGGTCTTCTACGACCGCGGGTACATCGACGGCTTCGAGTACGTCGACGACGGCAAAGCCGGTCGGTTCGAGGTCGAACTGAAAGGAGCGATCAACGAGTGTGGCCCCGTCAAGCCCCGCTACAGTGCCAGTGCCGACGAGTTCGAGACGTGGGAGAAGCGCTTTCTCCCCGCTCGGGACTTCGGCGCGCTCGTCGTCACGACGAGTCACGGCATCATGAGCCACTACGAGGCTCGCGAACAGGGTATCGGGGGCCAGGTGATCGCGTACGTCTACTAA
- a CDS encoding 30S ribosomal protein S14 translates to MSESETENERTGEHASKRTGQEEACPRCGRKQGLVGKYDINLCRQCFREIARDMGFRKYR, encoded by the coding sequence ATGAGCGAAAGCGAAACCGAGAACGAACGAACGGGCGAACACGCCAGCAAGCGCACGGGCCAGGAGGAAGCGTGCCCGCGCTGCGGTCGAAAGCAGGGACTCGTCGGAAAGTACGACATCAACCTCTGCCGACAGTGTTTCCGCGAGATCGCCCGCGACATGGGATTCAGGAAGTACAGATGA
- a CDS encoding 50S ribosomal protein L32e, producing the protein MTDEDTDEPQELEDISGVGASKADALREAGFESIEDVKEASQDDLAEADGIGNALAARIKADVGDLEVEEETEAEIEDEAVEADEEPDEDVETELQPRGLTEKTPELTDEEETLLARRKREGKPQFNRQDYHMKKRTPESWRRPRGQLSKQRRGVKGKGPTVEAGFRTPKAVRGKHPSGFEEVYVENADDLEGVDGSREAVRIGSSVGARKRERIEEVAEEEGIRVLNPTYEEVEVASND; encoded by the coding sequence ATGACAGACGAAGATACCGACGAACCACAGGAACTCGAGGACATAAGCGGCGTCGGTGCGAGCAAAGCCGACGCGCTTCGTGAGGCCGGCTTCGAGTCCATCGAGGACGTCAAGGAGGCCTCCCAAGACGATCTGGCCGAGGCCGACGGCATCGGCAACGCGCTCGCTGCGCGTATCAAAGCCGACGTCGGCGACCTCGAGGTCGAAGAGGAAACCGAAGCCGAGATCGAAGACGAGGCCGTCGAAGCCGACGAAGAGCCGGACGAAGACGTCGAGACCGAACTGCAGCCCCGCGGGCTGACCGAGAAGACGCCCGAACTCACCGACGAGGAAGAGACACTGCTGGCCCGTCGGAAACGCGAGGGCAAGCCGCAGTTCAACCGACAGGACTACCACATGAAAAAGCGGACGCCGGAGTCCTGGCGTCGTCCCCGCGGCCAGCTGTCGAAACAGCGCCGTGGCGTCAAGGGCAAGGGGCCGACCGTCGAGGCCGGCTTCCGTACGCCCAAAGCCGTCCGTGGGAAACACCCGAGCGGCTTCGAGGAGGTCTACGTCGAGAACGCAGACGACTTAGAAGGCGTCGACGGCTCCCGCGAGGCTGTCCGGATCGGCTCCTCGGTCGGTGCTCGCAAGCGCGAGCGTATCGAAGAGGTTGCAGAAGAGGAGGGCATTCGCGTCCTGAACCCGACCTACGAGGAAGTCGAGGTGGCATCCAATGACTGA
- a CDS encoding 50S ribosomal protein L6 — protein MRVELEIPDDVTAEVDHLDLTVEGPEGAVTRRLWYPDVSVEVEDDHVVIESESGDAKTASTVGTFESHIENAFHGVTEGWEYEMEVFYSHFPMQVRAEGEEVVIENFLGEKAPRRTTIHGDTDVSVDGETVVLSGPDKENVGQTAADIEQLTKVSGKDTRVFQDGVYITQKPEKGGV, from the coding sequence ATGCGAGTCGAACTGGAAATCCCCGACGACGTAACCGCCGAGGTAGACCATCTCGACCTGACCGTCGAGGGACCGGAAGGAGCCGTGACGCGGCGTCTCTGGTACCCCGACGTTTCGGTCGAGGTCGAAGACGACCACGTGGTCATCGAGAGCGAATCCGGCGACGCAAAGACCGCGTCGACGGTCGGAACCTTCGAGAGCCACATCGAGAACGCCTTCCACGGCGTGACCGAGGGCTGGGAGTACGAGATGGAAGTCTTCTACTCTCACTTCCCGATGCAGGTCCGTGCGGAAGGCGAGGAGGTCGTTATCGAGAACTTCCTCGGTGAGAAAGCACCGCGACGAACGACTATCCACGGTGATACGGACGTCTCCGTCGACGGAGAGACAGTCGTTCTCTCCGGTCCCGACAAGGAAAACGTTGGACAGACTGCCGCCGACATCGAGCAACTGACGAAAGTCAGCGGCAAGGACACCCGCGTCTTCCAGGACGGCGTCTACATCACCCAGAAGCCGGAGAAAGGAGGTGTCTGA
- a CDS encoding 50S ribosomal protein L18, whose protein sequence is MATGPRYKVPMRRRREVRTDYHQRLRLLKSGKPRLVARKSNRHTTAQLITPGPQGDETLASAHSSDLEEFGWDAPTGNLPAAYLTGLLAGKRALEAGVEEAVLDIGLNTATPGNKVFAVQEGAIDAGLEIPHNDSVLADWSRTRGEHIAEYAEQLEEPLYSGDFDATELPEHFDEVREAILE, encoded by the coding sequence ATGGCGACAGGACCACGATACAAGGTGCCGATGCGGCGTCGCCGCGAGGTCCGGACGGACTACCACCAGAGGTTGCGCCTGCTGAAATCGGGCAAGCCCCGGCTGGTCGCTCGCAAGAGCAACCGACACACTACGGCGCAGCTGATCACTCCGGGCCCGCAGGGCGATGAGACACTCGCGAGCGCACACTCGAGCGACTTAGAGGAGTTCGGCTGGGACGCCCCAACGGGCAACCTCCCGGCTGCGTACCTCACCGGCCTGCTGGCCGGCAAACGAGCGCTCGAGGCAGGCGTCGAGGAGGCCGTGCTCGATATCGGCCTCAACACGGCGACGCCTGGCAACAAGGTGTTCGCTGTACAGGAAGGGGCGATCGACGCTGGCCTCGAGATCCCACACAACGACAGCGTCCTCGCGGACTGGTCGCGTACGCGTGGCGAGCACATCGCCGAGTACGCCGAACAGCTCGAGGAGCCGCTGTACAGCGGTGATTTCGACGCCACCGAACTACCCGAACACTTCGATGAGGTACGAGAGGCGATCCTAGAATGA
- a CDS encoding 50S ribosomal protein L5, whose product MSDAETEFHEMREPRVEKVVVHMGVGQGGRELGTAEEIIEAITDQQSVRTQAKKTEPDFGIRQGDPIGTKVTLRGEDAHEFLETALPLADLSASQFDDTGNFSFGVEEHTDFPSQEYDPNVGIYGLDVTVNLVRPGYRVAKRDKATRPIPSRHRLSPEDAIRFLEANFDVEVTA is encoded by the coding sequence ATGAGTGACGCCGAAACCGAGTTCCACGAGATGCGCGAACCTCGCGTCGAGAAGGTCGTCGTCCACATGGGCGTCGGTCAGGGCGGTCGCGAACTCGGGACGGCCGAAGAGATTATCGAGGCAATCACCGACCAACAGAGCGTCCGCACCCAGGCGAAAAAGACCGAACCCGACTTCGGCATCCGCCAGGGCGATCCGATCGGCACGAAGGTCACGCTCCGTGGCGAGGACGCCCACGAGTTCCTCGAGACTGCGCTCCCGCTTGCGGACCTCTCGGCGAGCCAGTTCGACGACACGGGCAACTTCAGCTTCGGGGTCGAGGAACACACCGACTTCCCGAGCCAGGAGTACGATCCGAACGTCGGAATCTACGGGCTGGACGTCACCGTCAACCTGGTGCGTCCCGGCTACCGCGTCGCGAAACGCGACAAGGCCACCCGACCGATTCCCTCGCGGCACCGACTGTCGCCCGAGGACGCGATTCGCTTCCTCGAGGCGAACTTCGACGTGGAGGTCACAGCATGA
- a CDS encoding 50S ribosomal protein L19e — MTDLSAQKRLAADVLDVGENKIWLDPDAQGEIAEAITREEVRDLVDDGLIQAEEARGNSRGRARERNAKRAYGHQKGPGKRKGKKGARQNEKDDWQNKIRAQRRKLRELRDKGELTPAQYRELYKKAGGGEFRSVRYLLNYIDDNYGDD, encoded by the coding sequence ATGACTGATCTGAGTGCACAGAAACGACTCGCGGCCGACGTCCTCGACGTCGGCGAGAACAAGATCTGGCTCGATCCGGACGCCCAGGGCGAGATCGCCGAAGCGATCACGCGCGAGGAGGTCCGTGACCTCGTCGACGACGGCCTCATCCAGGCCGAAGAGGCCCGGGGCAACTCGCGTGGCCGTGCCCGCGAGCGCAACGCAAAACGCGCCTACGGACACCAGAAAGGCCCGGGCAAACGCAAGGGCAAGAAAGGCGCACGCCAGAACGAGAAAGACGACTGGCAGAACAAGATTCGCGCGCAGCGCCGGAAACTGCGTGAACTCCGAGACAAAGGCGAGCTGACGCCCGCCCAGTACCGCGAGCTCTACAAGAAGGCTGGCGGTGGGGAGTTCCGTAGCGTCCGGTACCTGCTGAACTACATCGACGACAACTACGGTGACGACTAA
- a CDS encoding uL15m family ribosomal protein, whose product MTSKKRRQRGSRTHSGGSHKNRRGAGHRGGRGRAGRSKHEFHNYEPKQKHGFKRPQDIREEVLEVEVKKLDEDAILYAAEGVAEETDDGYRIDARDVVEDGHETDVVKVLGNGQVRNSLEVVADAFSETAREKLEEAGGEAVLSERAQAQEADDEDETDTE is encoded by the coding sequence ATGACGAGCAAGAAACGACGCCAGCGCGGCTCGCGAACACACAGTGGCGGGAGCCACAAGAACCGCCGCGGTGCAGGCCACCGTGGCGGTCGCGGCCGTGCCGGGCGGAGCAAACACGAGTTCCACAACTACGAACCGAAGCAGAAACACGGCTTCAAGCGTCCACAGGACATCCGCGAGGAGGTCCTCGAGGTGGAGGTCAAGAAACTCGACGAGGACGCGATCCTCTACGCCGCAGAGGGCGTCGCCGAAGAGACCGACGACGGCTACCGGATCGACGCTCGCGACGTCGTCGAGGACGGCCACGAGACGGACGTCGTGAAGGTACTTGGCAACGGCCAGGTCCGCAACAGCCTCGAGGTCGTCGCGGACGCCTTCAGCGAGACGGCACGCGAGAAACTCGAGGAGGCCGGCGGCGAGGCCGTCCTCTCAGAGCGTGCCCAAGCGCAGGAAGCCGACGACGAAGACGAAACTGACACCGAGTAA
- a CDS encoding tyrosine-type recombinase/integrase, whose protein sequence is MKRNDKAQFTSERELSGKYKELYDDYSGWITATSKKQTTTDRLKEGVKAWLYWCLEEDIDPAAAEKRTVNAYIRRMIRDEYADTTITRRFYSVSKYYHFLINDPSREFELDNPTADISLPKDHNIKNVSEYHRVLDLDGRKDIIAPSFEQLKPIFEHVPGKKDFTKVRNELICRLLWQTAVRSDELSRIRLDNISWDDRDIELRSAKLNRRDHPDLYYRHVWWEPNIDYLMHRWRSIREGESPYLFIGERGDQLEPSYISRIVKEAAHNAEIQEPLTREADGSVKQWLYTAHRLRHSRITQLANKTDMDLNFIRMMAGHASMDTTLSYVDPDWDEAQAAFHKATEG, encoded by the coding sequence ATGAAAAGAAACGACAAAGCACAGTTCACATCAGAGCGTGAACTTTCTGGGAAGTACAAGGAACTATATGACGATTACAGCGGGTGGATAACGGCCACGAGTAAGAAACAGACAACGACGGATCGGTTGAAAGAGGGAGTGAAGGCTTGGCTTTACTGGTGTCTTGAAGAAGATATTGATCCGGCTGCAGCTGAGAAGAGAACTGTCAACGCATATATTCGAAGAATGATCAGAGATGAGTACGCTGATACAACGATCACTCGTCGGTTCTATTCTGTTTCCAAGTATTACCATTTTCTCATCAATGACCCGTCTAGAGAATTTGAGCTTGACAATCCAACAGCTGACATCAGTCTCCCTAAGGATCACAATATAAAGAATGTGAGTGAGTACCACCGTGTTCTTGATCTCGATGGCCGAAAAGACATCATTGCTCCGTCTTTTGAACAGCTCAAACCGATCTTCGAACACGTGCCCGGTAAGAAGGATTTCACGAAAGTCAGGAATGAACTCATCTGTCGTCTTCTTTGGCAGACGGCCGTTCGAAGTGACGAATTGAGTCGGATTCGACTCGATAATATCTCGTGGGACGACAGGGATATTGAATTACGATCTGCGAAGCTCAATCGAAGAGATCACCCGGATCTATACTATAGACACGTCTGGTGGGAACCGAACATCGATTATCTGATGCACAGATGGAGATCGATACGAGAAGGGGAATCCCCGTACCTGTTTATTGGCGAAAGAGGTGACCAGCTTGAGCCGTCCTATATTAGCCGAATCGTGAAGGAAGCAGCGCACAACGCAGAAATTCAGGAGCCGCTAACTAGAGAGGCTGATGGTAGCGTGAAACAATGGCTATACACGGCACACAGACTCCGACATAGCCGCATCACGCAATTGGCCAATAAAACCGACATGGATCTGAATTTTATCCGCATGATGGCGGGCCACGCTTCGATGGATACGACACTAAGTTATGTGGATCCAGACTGGGATGAGGCTCAGGCAGCATTTCATAAGGCCACAGAGGGTTAG
- a CDS encoding 30S ribosomal protein S5, translating into MSGNDYDDGWQPVTRLGTKVQEGEIDTMEDALNSGLPLKEPEIVDQLLPGLDDEVLDINMVQRMTDSGRRVKFRCVVSVGNRDGFVGYAEGRDDQVGAAIQKAIGIAKLNMIQVPRGSGSWEDRSDRPHSLTHRTTGKAGSVEVEVVPAPEGLGLAASDTVRAVLELAGIENAWTKSHGNTRTTVNLAKATFNALENASQSRQPRSREVVER; encoded by the coding sequence ATGAGTGGAAACGACTACGACGACGGCTGGCAGCCTGTCACCCGTCTCGGAACGAAAGTACAGGAGGGCGAGATCGACACGATGGAAGATGCCCTCAACTCGGGGCTCCCACTGAAAGAGCCCGAGATCGTCGATCAGCTCCTGCCGGGGCTCGACGACGAGGTGCTCGACATCAACATGGTCCAGCGGATGACCGACTCCGGACGCCGGGTCAAGTTCCGCTGTGTCGTCTCCGTCGGCAACCGCGACGGCTTCGTCGGCTACGCCGAGGGACGCGACGATCAGGTCGGGGCTGCCATCCAGAAAGCGATCGGTATCGCCAAGCTGAACATGATCCAGGTGCCACGCGGCTCCGGCTCCTGGGAGGACCGCTCTGACCGACCACACTCGCTGACCCACCGAACGACCGGCAAGGCCGGATCGGTCGAGGTCGAGGTCGTCCCCGCCCCCGAAGGGCTCGGACTGGCCGCAAGCGACACCGTTCGAGCAGTGCTCGAACTCGCTGGCATCGAAAACGCCTGGACCAAAAGCCACGGCAACACCCGGACGACGGTGAACCTCGCGAAAGCGACGTTCAACGCCTTAGAGAACGCATCCCAGTCGCGACAGCCACGCAGCCGTGAGGTGGTCGAACGATGA
- the secY gene encoding preprotein translocase subunit SecY → MGWKEAAEPVLTRMPAVQRPEGHVPFKRKLAWTAGILVLYFFLTNITLLGLQAEAATDLFGEFRAILAGEHGSLMQVGIGPIVTASIVMQLLGGANLLGLDTDDPRDQVLYQGLQKLLVIVMTALTALPMVFAGGFLPAQPQLQLGGLTLGLTGVQLVLFAQIFVGGILILYMDEVVSKWGVGSGVGLFIIAGVSQMLVAGFLSLSEEGFFYSWYLILSGQAEIGSLVTGDGLYAIFLGQGEIIALLTTVLIFGIVVYAESVRVEIPLSHARVKGARGRFPVKLIYASVLPMILVRAVQANIQFMGQILATQWPGMPGWLGQYADGQPTGGFFYYTAPIYSPDDWMWWTAAVTQEWWQVMIRVSVDLTFMVIGGAIFAIFWVETTNMGPEATAKQIQNSGMQIPGFRQNVGVVEKVMERYIPQVTVIGGALVGLLAVWANMLGTIGAVTGTGLLLAVSITYKLYEEIAEEQMMEMHPMMRQMFGND, encoded by the coding sequence ATGGGATGGAAGGAAGCCGCCGAACCGGTCTTGACGCGGATGCCCGCCGTCCAGCGTCCGGAGGGGCACGTCCCCTTCAAGCGGAAGCTGGCGTGGACGGCCGGCATCCTCGTGTTGTACTTTTTCCTGACGAACATCACGCTGCTTGGCCTGCAGGCCGAGGCAGCGACGGACCTCTTCGGCGAGTTCCGTGCGATCCTCGCGGGTGAGCACGGCTCGCTGATGCAGGTCGGTATCGGCCCGATCGTCACGGCCAGCATCGTCATGCAGCTGCTCGGCGGTGCGAACCTCCTCGGTCTCGACACCGACGACCCGCGGGACCAGGTCCTCTATCAGGGCTTGCAGAAGCTGCTGGTTATCGTGATGACGGCGCTGACCGCGCTGCCGATGGTGTTCGCCGGCGGGTTCCTTCCAGCCCAGCCCCAGCTCCAGCTTGGCGGTCTCACGCTCGGGTTAACCGGCGTCCAGCTGGTGTTGTTCGCCCAGATCTTCGTCGGCGGCATCCTCATCCTCTACATGGACGAGGTCGTAAGCAAGTGGGGCGTCGGCAGCGGTGTCGGCCTGTTCATCATCGCCGGCGTGAGCCAGATGCTCGTCGCTGGCTTCCTCTCGCTGAGTGAGGAAGGCTTCTTCTACAGCTGGTATCTCATCCTCAGCGGGCAGGCCGAGATCGGCTCGCTCGTCACCGGCGACGGGCTGTACGCCATCTTCCTCGGTCAGGGGGAGATCATCGCGCTGTTGACGACGGTCCTGATCTTTGGGATCGTCGTCTACGCGGAGTCGGTTCGGGTCGAGATTCCCCTGAGCCACGCCCGCGTGAAGGGTGCTCGCGGTCGCTTCCCAGTGAAGCTCATCTACGCGAGCGTCCTGCCGATGATCCTCGTTCGCGCAGTGCAGGCGAACATCCAGTTCATGGGACAGATCCTCGCGACCCAGTGGCCCGGCATGCCCGGCTGGCTCGGCCAGTACGCCGACGGACAGCCGACCGGCGGGTTCTTCTATTACACCGCACCGATCTACTCGCCGGACGACTGGATGTGGTGGACTGCCGCCGTCACCCAGGAGTGGTGGCAGGTAATGATCCGCGTGAGCGTCGACCTGACGTTCATGGTCATCGGCGGCGCGATCTTCGCGATCTTCTGGGTCGAAACGACCAACATGGGTCCGGAAGCCACCGCGAAACAGATCCAAAACTCCGGGATGCAGATCCCCGGCTTCCGACAGAACGTCGGCGTCGTCGAGAAGGTCATGGAGCGGTACATCCCGCAGGTGACCGTCATCGGCGGTGCCCTGGTCGGCTTGCTCGCCGTCTGGGCGAACATGCTCGGTACTATCGGAGCCGTCACGGGAACGGGTCTACTGCTTGCCGTCTCCATTACGTACAAACTGTACGAGGAGATAGCCGAGGAGCAGATGATGGAGATGCATCCGATGATGCGCCAGATGTTCGGTAATGACTGA